The proteins below are encoded in one region of Aspergillus nidulans FGSC A4 chromosome III:
- a CDS encoding glucose transporter mstA (transcript_id=CADANIAT00006331): MADAVIAGQRVEAPVTWKAYLMCVFAAFGGIFFGYDSGYINGVMGMDYFIQEFTGKVKSETPAAQFVISSSNKSLITSILSAGTFFGAIIAGDLADWYGRRITIINGCGVFMAGVAFQIASTTVPMLVVGRLIAGVGVGFVSAIIILYMSEISPRRFRGAIVSGYQFCITIGLMLASCVNYGTENRNDSGSYRIPIALQLLWAIILGIGLFVLPESPRYYVRKNNLAEAAKTLARVRGQPPESEYITQELAEIVANNEYEMQVIPQGGYFATWLNCFRGGLRSPNSNLRRVILGTSLQMMQQWTGVNFVFYFGTTFFQNLGTIDDPFLISMITTIVNVFSTPISFYTMEKLGRRPLLLWGALGMVVCQFIVAIAGTVDGDNSKTVSAQISFICIYIFFFASTWGPGAWVVIGEIFPLPIRSRGVALSTASNWLWNCIIAVITPYMVDIDKGNLKSRVFFIWGSLCACAFVYVYFLIPETKGLTLEQVDKMMEETTPRTSAKWKPHSTFATEMGMTEKNASTTVESAA, translated from the exons ATGGCAGACGCGGTGATTGCTGGTCAGCGCGTGGAGGCCCCGGTCACATGGAAGGCGTACCTTATGTGCGTGTTCGCGGCCTTTGGTGGTATATTCTTCGGCTACGACTCTGGCTATATTAATGGAGTTATGGGCATGGATTATTTCATCCAAGAATTTACAGGAAAG GTCAAAAGCGAAACTCCCGCCGCGCAGTTTGTGATTTCATCGTCGAATAAATCCCTTATCACCTCTATCCTGTCTGCGGGGACGTTCTTTGGCGCTATTATTGCCGGTGACCTGGCAGACTGGTACGGCCGTCGCATCACGATTATCAATGGCTGCGGAGTCTTTATGGCTGGTGTGGCTTTTCAGATTGCCTCTACCACCGTGCCCATGCTTGTCGTCGGCCGATTGATCGCAGGCGTTGGTGTCGGTTTTGTCTCTGCGATCATCATTCTGTACATGTCTGAGATTTCTCCTCGAAGGTTCCGTGGTGCTATCGTATCGGGCTATCAGTTTTGCATCACCATTGGTTTGATGCTGGCCTCCTGCGTGAACTATGGGACGGAGAACCGGAATGATTCGGGCTCATACCGTATCCCGATTGCCCTCCAACTCCTCTGGGCGATCATTCTTGGGATAGGTCTGTTCGTCCTTCCAGAGTCTCCCCGTTATTATGTTCGGAAAAACAATCtggctgaagcagccaaaaCCCTCGCTCGCGTGCGAGGCCAGCCCCCGGAGTCAGAGTATATCACGCAAGAGCTGGCAGAAATCGTGGCCAACAATGAATACGAGATGCAGGTTATTCCCCAGGGCGGCTATTTTGCTACGTGGTTGAACTGCTTCCGTGGAGGTCTCCGGTCTCCTAACAGCAACCTTCGTCGTGTTATCCTTGGGACCTCTCTTCAGATGATGCAACA ATGGACTGGAGTGAACTTCGTCTTCTATTTTGGTACTACGTTTTTCCAGAAC CTCGGTACCATTGACGACCCTTTCCTCATCAGCATGATCACCACGATTGTCAATGTCTTTTCTACTCCGATCTCCTTTTACACGATGGAGAAGCTCGGTCGTCGCCCTCTACTGCTTTGGGGCGCTCTGGGCATGGTCGTCTGCCAATTTATTGTGGCGATCGCTGGAACCGTGGATGGAGACAACAGTAAAACCGTCTCGGCGCAAATCTCGTTTATCTGCATTTATATCT ttttctttgcttccaCTTGGGGCCCTGGCGCTTGGGTCGTTATTGGCGAGATTTTCCCGCTGCCCATTCGTTCTCGTGGCGTTGCGCTATCAACAGCCTCCAACTGGCTTTGGAACTGC ATTATTGCAGTTATCACACCGTACATGGTTGATATCGACAAGGGGAACCTCAAGTCCCGAGTGTTCTTTATCTGGGGATCCCTGTGTGCCTGCGCATTTGTCTATGTCTACTTCCTGATTCCCGAGACAAAAGGCCTCACCCTCGAACAAGTCGAcaagatgatggaggagactACTCCTCGCACATCTGCCAAATGGAAGCCTCACTCTACCTTTGCGACCGAGATGGGTATGACTGAGAAAAATGCGAGTACAACCGTGGAAAGCGCTGCCTAA
- a CDS encoding uncharacterized protein (transcript_id=CADANIAT00006332): protein MKYTAHLTRTSQTCPSYGVAGAARSYYYHLYFLYFLYFLYFLYFLYFLYFLYFLYFLYFLYFLYFLYFLYFLYFLYFLYFLYFLYFLYFLYFLYFLYFLYFLYFLYFLYFLYFLYFYYYLLLLLLLLVILVVIRRSILVLKSYLGTGAMRTTASPAVNLVLPQFTHPAGAWASGRLTLPLRY, encoded by the exons ATGAAGTACACGGCTCATCTGACACGAACG TCCCAAACGTGCCCTAGTTATGGTGTTGCCGGAGCGGCTCGATCTTATTACTACCACCTTTATTTCCTCTATTTCCTCTATTTCCTCTATTTCCTCTAtttcctctacttcctctatttcctctacttcctctacttcctctacttcctctacttcctctacttcctctacttcctctacttcctctacttcctctacttcctctacttcctctacttcctctacttcctctacttcctctacttcctctacttcctctacttcctctacttcctctacttcctctacttcctctacttcctctacttcctctacttctaCTACTACCTACTTCTGTTACTCCTCCTATTGGTTATACTTGTCGTTATCAGAAGAAGCATTCTAGTTCTAAAATCCTACTTGGGTACTGGCGCTATGCGCACCACAGCCTCGCCTGCCGTAAATTTGGTACTTCCTCAATTTACACATCCAGCTGGAGCCTGGGCCAGCGGCAGGCTTACTTTGCCTCTTAGGTACTAG
- a CDS encoding Zn(II)2Cys6 transcription factor (transcript_id=CADANIAT00010514) — MPDPHERFECHHPGCTSSYLRKEHLHRHQAQHTGRVTSPCPFCSRTFARRDTLRRHVRRDHANSQSQLDSARAIRACQVCRGAKLRCRGGFPCTRCRAKGVQCVFEHPAAKFGVEDEPEPGPGPNADADLDATASQSNPSRHQGNAQADPQNRQGQTDGESPSLGPGLVVAQSADRDKTQHWVDLYFTRFHPHWPILHRATFDVAHEPPFLVQTVVMVGLWSNWARTYPSRDEAGEGCELETGDGNPTSQWPIATYQGILIYLIFSLVLYGTDHASFELSLTFRMSPSDHSLLSSVVKTCLENNIFHYPRMLQRYVGVEDITCIWVGVEEIKRLGLALYRVCCMCAGETGREASVRPDGDHGRLLRLCDLDFPPPDEEYLWGAGSNEELSRLLRHRNGTPEQHQTDDGREGSLITGDQKSWISSHILCQCSSTIPVKGSRFAT, encoded by the exons ATGCCCGACCCTCACGAGCGATTTGAATGCCATCATCCTGGTTGCACATCGAGCTACCTGCGCAAGGAGCATCTGCATCGCCATCAGGCCCAGCACACTGGCCGAGTCACCTCTCCATGCCCATTCTGCAGCCGGACCTTTGCACGAAG GGACACTCTTAGGCGCCATGTCCGGCGCGACCATGCGAACTCCCAATCTCAGCTAGACTCGGCTCGTGCAATACGAGCTTGTCAAGTGTGTCGTGGCGCAAAGTTACGCTGTAGAGGCGGATTTCCCTGCACTCGGTGTCGGGCGAAGGGGGTTCAATGTGTCTTTGAGCATCCAGCGGCCAAGTTTGGGGTTGAGGacgagcctgagcctgggcCTGGACCCAACGCCGACGCTGATCTCGATGCGACGGCGTCACAATCCAATCCGTCACGGCATCAAGGTAATGCTCAAGCTGATCCACAGAATCGACAGGGCCAGACGGATGGCGAGAGCCCTAGTCTTGGTCCTGGTCTGGTTGTTGCACAGTCTGCGGACAGAGATAAGACCCAGCACTGGGTAGATCTCTACTTTACACGGTTCCATCCCCACTGGCCTATCCTGCACCGGGCCACGTTTGACGTTGCCCACGAGCCGCCCTTCTTAGTTCAGACTGTAGTAATGGTTGGACTCTGG AGCAACTGGGCCCGAACATACCCCTCACgagacgaagctggagaagggtgTGAACTCGAAACGGGGGACGGCAACCCTACCTCCCAGTGGCCGATCGCAACGTATCAAGGCATCCTAATCTACCTGATCTTCTCGCTGGTTCTGTACGGCACAGACCATGCCTCATTCGAACTCAGCTTAACTTTCCGTATGAGCCCGTCTGACCATTCCCTCCTCTCGTCCGTGGTCAAAACATGTCTTGAAAACAACATCTTCCATTATCCTCGTATGCTGCAGCGGTATGTGGGCGTTGAGGATATTACCTGTATCTGGGTTGGAGTAGAGGAGATCAAGCGGTTAGGACTGGCGCTGTATAGGGTTTGTTGCATGTGTGCTGGTGAGACCGGGCGAGAGGCATCCGTACGTCCAGATGGTGACCATGGCCGGCTGCTACGCCTGTGCGACTTGGACTTCCCTCCTCCTGATGAAGAGTATCTGTGGGGGGCCGGCTCGAACGAGGAATTGTCGAGACTACTTCGACATCGGAACGGGACTCCAGAACAGCATCAGACGGACGATGGGCGTGAGGGGTCGTTAATAACAGGGGACCAAAAGAGCTGGATATCTAGTCATATACTATGTCAATGTAGCTCGACGATCCCAGTAAAGGGCTCGCGGTTTGCTACATGA
- a CDS encoding uncharacterized protein (transcript_id=CADANIAT00006334) → MATFAASSLEACSSEIAETFIVPLAKPKSYWRFWPTLFIQSDVQCTEQAVRMMIDAHSPDPTVSPVSRFSWVTFSALTLISSRIWSLFVSMNQSARHAVKLASVTDQYYR, encoded by the exons ATGGCC ACTTTTGCAGCCTCGAGTCTTGAAGCATGCAGCTCAGAGATTGCAGAGACATTTATCGTACCATTAG CGAAACCAAAGTCATACTGGCGCTTCTGGCCTACGCTATTCATTCAGTCAGACGTACAGTGCACTGAACAGGCAGTGCGGATGATGATTGATGCCCATAGCCCTGACCCAACTGTCTCACCCGTCTCCCGATTCTCCTGGGTCACTTTCAGTGCCCTAACTCTCATTAGCAGCCGGATCTGGTCTCTCTTCGTCTCTATGAACCAATCCGCCAGGCACGCAGTAAAGTTGGCCAGCGTCACTGATCAATACTATAGATAA
- a CDS encoding uncharacterized protein (transcript_id=CADANIAT00006335) yields MSLQTRSLGSGPDAPQVPCMGLGFGSLSGFYGPAGSPESRLSLLDNAYAAGLRFWDLADIYGDAEDLVSEWVKRSDPAKRDDVFIATKFGLQRQADGMHRFRSDPDYVKEACERSLKRLGVNTIDLYYCHRVDGVTPVERTVEAMVDLKKQGKIRHLGLSDISASTLRRAHAVHPIAALQVEYSLFTLDIESSESDVLQTARELGVTVIAFSPIGRGILSGQFTSYTSIPEGDLRRIYPKYAESNFPAILKLVKGLESVASAHSQRAERSVKPAQIALAWLLAQGNDVIPIPGTKSAARIAEDVAAAAIDLTEGELERIRALAEEAAMGISGTRYPAAVMATMCADTPPLE; encoded by the exons ATGTCCCTCCAGACTCGCTCTCTAGGCTCCGGCCCCGACGCTCCGCAAGTACCCTGCATGGGCCTTGGCTTTGGCAGCCTCAGCGGCTTCTACGGACCAGCCGGGTCCCCTGAATCCAGACTATCCCTTCTGGATAACGCATACGCGGCCGGCCTTCGCTTCTGGGACCTTGCAGACATCTACGGCGATGCAGAGGACCTCGTCAGCGAATGGGTGAAACGATCCGACCCGGCCAAGCGGGATGATGTCTTCATCGCAACAAAGTTCGGCCTCCAGCGGCAAGCTGACGGGATGCATAGATTTCGCTCTGATCCTGATTATGTAAAAGAGGCGTGCGAGAGGAGCCTGAAGAGGCTCGGTGTCAATACTATTGATCTTTATTACTGTCATCGCGTGGATGGGGTCACGCCGGTTGAGAGGACGGTGGAGGCTATGGTTGATTTAAAGAA ACAAGGAAAAATCCGGCACCTCGGCCTCTCAGACATCTCGGCGTCAACCCTCCGCCGGGCGCACGCGGTGCACCCCATCGCTGCGCTGCAGGTCGAATACAGCCTATTCACACTGGACATCGAATCATCTGAGTCAGATGTCCTACAAACAGCCCGTGAGCTTGGCGTGACTGTCATCGCGTTCAGCCCCATCGGACGCGGGATTCTGTCTGGTCAATTTACCTCCTACACATCTATCCCCGAGGGCGATCTACGCCGGATATACCCCAAGTACGCCGAGAGCAATTTTCCGGCAATATTGAAGCTTGTGAAGGGGCTGGAGAGCGTGGCGAGTGCCCATTCCCAAAGAGCTGAGCGAAGTGTCAAGCCGGCGCAAATCGCTCTTGCTTGGCTTCTCGCACAGGGGAACGATGTGATCCCGATCCCTGGTACCAAGTCTGCGGCTAGGATTGCTGAGGATGTGGCAGCTGCGGCGATTGACTTGACTGAAGGGGAACTGGAAAGGATTAGGGCTTTGGCGGAAGAGGCGGCGATGGGGATCTCAGGGACAAGGTATCCTGCTGC CGTAATGGCCACTATGTGCGCAGATACGCCGCCGCTAGAGTAA
- a CDS encoding uncharacterized protein (transcript_id=CADANIAT00006336) has product MAPVKKPRPAFSCLTCRTRKVRCGRERPECANCRRMNKVCEYQSTSKVSDNQSRHDQIHTDRSNVSRLDVVSRLPSRVRPVNDSLLGLMPFRKKATVDPLPPHINFLTIASVFERIPDRHACDGFVQTFITSVYPLYPLIDLPDFQSWYAVFWQWCHEAGDRRSTIIPNTLLEDVTMNCVLFAVLYAGAAASAHTSQESVTTRNLESAVSAILTSCDHLRRPTVNTVAASLIIDPFMSKDLGSLEYGLWVSSTVRLAQSIGLHRQEHVTPDRDIDFGSALEARLERRIWAHIVWLDVQHSLLTGLPLAVTATAGSRFGSLPTPISGAGPDTLAGDTAILFQARSEIARIQHRLIDTVHNASASTGLISEEIYRGDYHEQRGRFLGSEVGDVDSPAHGNPDPQSFLTIPVTANTFLRSEYRHRSRSRPVVESYNSPLHPIPPNLLIYRIVFRICATPLVLRALCGTDSVCFSVGIILVPLAWLYRCIFWIE; this is encoded by the exons ATGGCACCTGTCAAAAAACCACGCCCTGCTTTCAGCTGTCTGACATGTCGCACTCGTAAAGTTCGATGTGGAAGAGAACGGCCGGAATGCGCCAACTGCAGACGGATGAATAAAGTGTGCGAATATCAAAGTACCAGCAAAGTTTCTGATAATCAGAGTAGACACGATCAAATCCATACAGACCGCTCTAATGTCTCTCGGTTAGACGTTGTTTCTAGATTGCCCTCTAGAGTCAGGCCGGTCAACGACTCGCTCCTTGGCTTG ATGCCATTTCGCAAGAAAGCAACTGTAgaccctcttccacctcatATCAACTTCCTGACCATCGCATCCGTCTTCGAGAGGATTCCTGACAGGCACGCATGCGACGGCTTTGTGCAGACTTTCATTACCTCCGTCTACCCCCTGTACCCGCTCATTGACCTCCCAGATTTCCAATCCTGGTATGCCGTGTTCTGGCAATGGTGCCATGAGGCCGGGGATAGACGATCGACTATTATCCCCAACACCCTGCTGGAAGACGTGACTATGAACTGCGTGCTCTTTGCGGTACTGTATGCAGGAGCTGCCGCTTCAGCACATACCTCCCAAGAATCAGTCACAACCAGGAATCTAGAATCAGCGGTTTCGGCTATCCTTACTTCCTGCGACCATCTTCGCCGTCCGACAGTGAACACTGTCGCAGCCTCGCTGATTATCGACCCGTTCATGAGCAAGGACCTCGGATCACTAGAGTATGGGCTGTGGGTGAGTTCGACAGTCCGCCTTGCTCAGAGTATTGGGCTACATCGGCAGGAGCATGTTACACCGGATAGAGATATAGACTTCGGTTCAGCCTTGGAAGCGAGACTCGAGCGTAGAATATGGGCGCATATCGTGTGGTTGGATGTTCAGCATAGCCTCCTGACCGGGTTACCACTGGCAGTAACGGCAACAGCCGGAAGCAGATTTGGTTCTTTGCCGACGCCAATATCTGGGGCAGGGCCTGATACTCTGGCCGGGGATACTGCTATACTCTTTCAGGCTCGCAGTGAAATTGCTCGTATTCAACATCGGCTTATCGACACTGTTCATAACGCAAGCGCAAGTACAGGGTTGATTTCAGAGGAGATATATCGAGG GGACTACCACGAACAGCGAGGTAGATTCCTGGGCTCAGAGGTTGGCGACGTTGATTCACCTGCACATGGCAATCCAGATCCACAGTCCTTTCTTACGATCCCCGTTACGGCCAACACCTTCCTCAGATCCGAATATCGGCATCGATCAAGGTCAAGACCAGTTGTGGAATCG TATAATTCGCCTCTGCATCCGATACCTCCGAATCTACTTATCTATCGTATCGTCTTCCGCATTTGCGCCACACCTCTGGTTCTTCGTGCGCTGTGTGGAACCGATTCGGTGTGCTTCTCTGTTGGTATCATACTTGTGCCATTGGCCTGGCTCTACCGGTGCATATTCTGGATTGAGTAG
- a CDS encoding uncharacterized protein (transcript_id=CADANIAT00006337), with the protein MGLFQPKVMPLPHGIDLTGKTAVVTGATAGLGLETARQILRLNVSTLVLAVRNTEKAQSCVADLFRDADIQARLTRPDIHVLECNMEQYSSVKSFSAKLKESIPRVDILILNAGIHSFVYEKTSDGHEKALQVNYLSNVLLLAELLPFLESTAEQTGSAVRITWLGSRTYYLSNSLEKSDILTYGGGILQYMDSEKASASAGMNQYSDRKLLCALFVYELASRLNRDKVTLNLVCPGMVKTDLGSNGPLWIRTLIEIVKILRARPVEVGGWLVLNAAVVAGKESHGSLIGDKEVTEPTKFIKSSAGQELQKRLWKETVEEMATLTELLSAFV; encoded by the exons ATGGGCCTCTTTCAGCCAAAGGTCATGCCTCTCCCTCACGGTATCGACCTTACAGGCAAAACCGCCGTAGTTACTGGTGCAACTgcaggccttggcctcgAAACAGCCCGTCAAATCCTACGCCTTAACGTCTCAaccctcgtcctcgcagTTCGAAATACCGAGAAGGCACAGTCCTGCGTCGCCGATCTCTTCAGGGATGCGGATATCCAAGCCCGTTTGACTCGGCCCGATATCCACGTTCTCGAGTGCAACATGGAGCAATACAGCAGCGTGAAATCTTTCTCggcgaagttgaaggagagtATTCCGCGCgtcgatatcctcatccttaaCGCGGGGATCCACAGCTTCGTCTATGAGAAGACCTCGGACGGCCATGAGAAAGCCTTGCAAGTAAACTATCTATCCAAtgttctcctcctcgccgagCTACTGCCATTCCTTGAATCCACAGCCGAGCAAACCGGCTCGGCCGTGCGCATAACCTGGCTCGGCAGCCGCACATACTatctcagcaacagcctcgAGAAGTCCGATATCCTCACATACGGCGGCGGGATCCTGCAATACATGGATTCAGAGAAGGCGTCTGCCAGCGCTGGGATGAACCAGTACTCTGATCGAAAACTTCTCTGCGCGCTGTTTGTCTATGAGCTTGCGTCCCGACTGAACAGGGACAAGGTTACTCTCAACCTGGTTTGCCCTGGCATGGTTAAGACGGACCTAGGCAGTAATGGGCCATTGTGGATTCGGACGCTGATTGAAATTGTCAAGATACTCCGGGCTAGGCCGGTCGAAGTTGGCGGATGGCTTGTGCTCAATGCGGCGGTTGTTGCCGGGAAGGAGAGCCATGGGAGCTTGATTGGGGATAAGGAAGTTACCGA GCCTACCAAGTTTATCAAGTCGAGCGCTGggcaggagctgcagaagcggcTCTGGAAGGAGACAGTTGAGGAGATGGCCACGCTGACGGAACTGCTTTCAGCTTTTGTCTAA
- a CDS encoding uncharacterized protein (transcript_id=CADANIAT00006338): MVGPSLLQLPWVALAYARPKHRQDPNWTYRQAFTNSLLKAFLRNWVALHLKWRLSLKPRSESDRFIQIPPANPALYTGIVIDEKIRPETIGATWYPAPYPSPDSSQTALPEGQHVVLHLHGGSYILGDGRTSSCNFLATTLLEHTPSSYILCPQYRLAGNRNGNFPAQLQDTIASYAYLIHTIGIPASQIIISGDSAGADLALALLRYTIEFDNLSILPAPKCCWLWSPWCDVPPAVDPGRWNHSANYRTDYIPGSFPARGAKLFLKNVDVTKYVERYVSPVLHPFAVPSPVLIITGDREVLFEDHKKLSQGLKELAHKDEQIELFVTRGVPHDVLMIAWIMGFQKEARESAIKAGEFVSRLSN; this comes from the coding sequence atggTTGGTCCCTCGCTCCTGCAACTACCCTGGGTCGCTCTCGCCTACGCTCGTCCCAAACACCGCCAGGACCCGAACTGGACATATCGACAGGCTTTTACCAACTCGCTACTCAAAGCGTTTTTGCGCAATTGGGTGGCTCTTCATCTAAAATGGCGTCTGTCACTGAAGCCACGTTCAGAGTCGGACCGGTTTATTCAGATACCGCCAGCCAATCCAGCTCTGTATACGGGGATCGTCATCGATGAAAAGATCAGACCGGAAACGATCGGGGCCACCTGGTACCCTGCTCCATACCCTTCTCCTGACTCATCTCAAACGGCACTTCCAGAAGGCCAGCACGTGGTACTACACCTGCATGGGGGATCATATATATTAGGCGACGGTCGAACGTCGTCCTGCAACTTTCTAGCCACAACCTTACTCGAGCACACTCCGTCGAGTTACATACTCTGCCCTCAATACCGACTGGCTGGAAATCGGAACGGAAATTTCCCAGCACAACTTCAAGACACAATCGCATCGTACGCCTACCTCATCCACACCATCGGCATTCCAGCGTCCCAAATCATCATAAGCGGTGACAGTGCCGGAGCAGACCTCGCATTGGCACTGCTACGTTATACCATCGAATTCGACAATCTATCCATTCTCCCTGCACCAAaatgctgctggctctggtCACCCTGGTGCGATGTCCCGCCAGCCGTTGATCCTGGCCGTTGGAACCACAGCGCCAATTATAGAACCGACTATATCCCTGGGTCATTTCCTGCACGCGGGGCAAAGCTGTTTCTGAAAAATGTCGATGTAACGAAATATGTTGAGCGATACGTCTCCCCTGTCTTACATCCGTTTGCCGTGCCTTCGCCGGTATTGATCATCACTGGTGATCGGGAGGTTCTCTTCGAGGACCACAAGAAGCTTTCACAAGGCCTCAAAGAGCTCGCACATAAGGATGAACAGATCGAGTTGTTTGTTACTAGGGGCGTTCCCCATGATGTTTTGATGATCGCATGGATCATGGGTTTCCAAAAGGAGGCGCGTGAATCCGCCATAAAGGCTGGGGAGTTTGTGAGTCGGTTGTCAAACTGA
- a CDS encoding uncharacterized protein (transcript_id=CADANIAT00006339), which translates to MTRLPTIIAALYALYCLPLISAWTFVWRNASDISTVEEGTGGQTCKEINHAKGNYFEFDPEDETVRIYMYAIKNCSEKADESSEKKLAQNSTGPIRGFAVISLSGAETSTSGELTPFPGEDWFKSEPNSPIITAMGQRLVAEGCGMYKEGPGPQWSDADRQSYQCWQEKLGYTNADADGWPGKTSWDQLKVPLADESGADSSTSTSTMQTPTSTSTSTSTATSTPVPDTSASSESSLSGGAIAGIVVGSVVGVGLIGAILYLARRVKKPSAPASAEEEQELKREPEAGGGGIALSNHDDAGAGVGAAAAVAGDSKVAFMDNKLHKPPVETEAIPAKIFELAGDAGTVDMRQSRGIHEMSDSQRISELAMIPSIYSVCLPGHSWR; encoded by the exons ATGACGCGGCTGCCAACCATCATCGCGGCGCTGTACGCCCTTTATTGCCTCCCGCTAATCTCTGCCTGGACCTTCGTCTGGAGAAATGCCAGCGACATCTCCACCGTCGAAGAGGGCACCGGCGGGCAGAcctgcaaggaaatcaacCATGCGAAAGGCAATTATTTCGAATTCGACCCGGAAGACGAAACCGTGCGGATATACATGTATGCAATAAAAAATTGCTCAGAGAAGGCGGATGAGTCCTCCGAAAAGAAGCTCGCCCAGAACTCGACTGGTCCGATTCGGGGGTTCGCCGTTATTTCTCTGAGTGGCGCGGAGACGAGCACAAGTGGTGAACTCACTCCATTCCCTGGAGAGGACTGGTTCAAGTCGGAACCAAACAGTCCGATCATCACAGCCATGGGCCAGAGATTGGTGGCGGAGGGATGTGGGATGTACAAAGAGGGGCCGGGCCCTCAGTGGTCCGACGCTGACCGGCAGTCCTACCAGTGTtggcaggagaagctgggatACACCAATGCAGACGCGGACGGCTGGCCGGGGAAGACATCCTGGGATCAGCTCAAGGTTCCCCTGGCGGACGAGAGCGGCGCTGactcttccacctccacttCAACAATGCAGACCCCGACGAGTACGAGTACAAGCACAAGTACAGCTACGAGTACGCCGGTTCCAGATACAAGTGCCTCCTCAGAATCGTCACTCAGCGGAGGGGCCATTGCGGGCATAGTTGTGGGCTCAGTTGTTGGAGTAGGACTGATTGGGGCGATACTATACCTTGCACGTCGGGTAAAGAAACCATCTGCTCCGGCATctgcggaggaagagcaggagctAAAGCGAGAGCCGGAAGCTGGTGGCGGTGGTATTGCACTCAGTAATCATGAcgatgctggtgctggtgttggcgCTGCGGCCGCAGTGGCAGGAGATTCGAAGGTCGCATTTATGGACAACAAGCTGCACAAGCCGCCTGTTGAGACTGAGGCAATCCCTGCAAAAATATTCGAGCTTGCTGGCGACGCGGGAACGGTGGATATGAGGCAAAGTCGAGGTATTCATGAAATGAGTGATAGCCAGAGGATTTCTGAGTTGG CTATGATACCCTCGATCTACTCAGTGTGCTTGCCTGGCCACTCTTGGAGGTAG
- a CDS encoding uncharacterized protein (transcript_id=CADANIAT00006340), translating into MDISSEDRRNAADLQHITQETLFWPSRRLIMKKIGLIAGVSMHGWPETISKSLGLTKTFLLVTACRTCYTDDEVANTLLEMMWLTDKTLQMRPLHEYNLRFVNAISGYCQGLNPFDQYSSVVSLIRSRVSSRRDMSILFEQCSPKSLATVLVELFAAMQDADITRITLEGTRGGCFLVAALQWLLEGELQCFFGDSLLFGEAGARVVIRLVERTDHAGRPYWHIGRWKEENELKPLIEVRDRSSIN; encoded by the coding sequence ATGGATATCTCGAGCGAGGATCGAAGAAACGCAGCGGATCTTCAGCATATCACTCAAGAAACCCTCTTTTGGCCCTCACGGCGACTGATCATGAAGAAGATAGGCCTCATTGCTGGAGTTTCGATGCACGGCTGGCCCGAAACTATTTCCAAATCGCTCGGTCTTACCAAGACATTCTTGCTCGTGACGGCGTGTCGGACATGCTATACAGACGACGAAGTCGCCAACACTTTGCTTGAGATGATGTGGCTCACCGATAAGACTTTGCAAATGCGGCCTCTTCACGAATACAATCTGCGATTCGTCAACGCGATTTCCGGCTATTGTCAAGGCTTAAATCCGTTTGACCAATATAGCAGCGTTGTTTCTCTGATACGCAGCAGGGTTTCATCGCGGAGAGATATGAGTATACTTTTCGAGCAATGTAGCCCAAAGAGCCTGGCTACGGTGTTGGTGGAGCTCTTCGCAGCGATGCAGGATGCCGACATCACGAGGATCACACTGGAGGGAACTAGGGGTGGTTGTTTCCTGGTGGCAGCGCTACAGTGGCTTCTGGAAGGAGAGCTCCAATGCTTCTTCGGTGATTCGCTGCTGTTTGGTGAAGCCGGAGCAAGGGTGGTGATCCGACTTGTTGAACGCACCGATCATGCTGGTCGTCCATATTGGCATATTGGAcggtggaaagaagagaatgagcTGAAGCCTCTGATCGAGGTGCGAGATAGATCCTCTATAAACTAG